The following are encoded together in the Capsulimonas corticalis genome:
- a CDS encoding G5 and 3D domain-containing protein, with protein sequence MKTSRRSKTSVRSFSYIAVAGVFATATMLCPFTVLAQNAPVLAAPAQGSPTPTADVNRGAAETSTVLVTDGAQHAQIFQTVGRTVAGALEEMKITLSPGDKVAPPLTASVTTGTPITITRVRTEKQTETAAIPYKTVFRMSPGVPAGQIVKGAHGRAGVLTKTFLATYTNDHLTSRKLVSKVVTKPAQDEETLGGVRQMARALPSRGGSYQRLRMISMVATGYSPREGNGRGICATGMRAGYGVVAVDPRVIRLHSRLYIEGYGYAVAGDTGGAIKGRRVDLGHNTYREACNVGRKHVKVWVLDNAR encoded by the coding sequence ATGAAGACGTCCCGAAGAAGTAAGACTTCCGTACGTTCTTTCTCTTACATCGCCGTCGCTGGAGTATTCGCGACCGCAACGATGCTTTGCCCCTTTACCGTCCTGGCGCAGAACGCACCCGTTCTCGCCGCGCCGGCCCAGGGATCTCCCACCCCCACCGCGGATGTGAACCGCGGCGCAGCGGAGACGTCCACCGTTCTCGTGACGGATGGCGCCCAGCATGCACAGATCTTCCAAACTGTCGGCCGCACTGTCGCGGGCGCATTGGAAGAGATGAAGATCACCCTCAGCCCTGGCGACAAAGTCGCCCCCCCGCTGACCGCTTCCGTGACTACCGGCACGCCGATCACGATCACTCGTGTCCGTACGGAGAAGCAAACGGAAACGGCGGCAATTCCTTACAAGACCGTCTTCCGGATGAGCCCCGGCGTTCCCGCCGGCCAGATCGTCAAAGGCGCGCATGGACGCGCCGGCGTTCTCACCAAGACGTTCCTCGCGACCTATACGAACGACCATCTGACGAGCCGCAAGCTTGTCTCCAAGGTCGTCACGAAGCCCGCGCAGGATGAAGAGACCCTGGGCGGCGTTCGCCAAATGGCGCGCGCGCTGCCGTCGCGCGGCGGCTCCTATCAGCGCCTCCGCATGATCTCGATGGTCGCGACCGGTTACTCTCCGCGTGAGGGCAACGGACGCGGCATTTGCGCTACGGGAATGCGCGCCGGTTACGGCGTCGTGGCGGTCGATCCTCGCGTGATCCGGCTCCACTCCCGGCTTTACATCGAAGGCTACGGCTACGCCGTCGCTGGAGACACGGGCGGGGCCATCAAAGGCCGCCGTGTGGACCTCGGCCATAATACTTATCGTGAAGCCTGCAATGTGGGCCGCAAGCACGTCAAAGTCTGGGTGCTCGATAACGCCCGCTAA
- a CDS encoding ABC transporter permease, whose product MPAGKWTFDNPVIAKELRGRMRGPRAYWMLFGYLSLLSVSTLLSYYAWWRSHASELANGAIAGSFTAGREFYMILFAVQACLVALIAPALTSGAISIEREQRTLEMLQCTTLRPRALVAGKLVASLSYVILLLTSSIPLISLCFLLGGVSPEEVGAAYLMLICDAFFFGSVALCWSVYAANTVTSVILSYLTLVVYFCVTLPLGLAGLFGGFGMGRISLVALNPVGAMAATSSESWYGAHAPAWGLAVLVNGGLALLACRLGVHRLEDEAIRRTFRLRCYLFAVIMGLIVVVDGGNLGVLTGGAGADRMAVLGAVGLGALLLFLPPLVTGEARDLDPPYGAQGWRWLTFDVRDVFRTASLRAVFPTAVVTTLAASAASAIAWMAWRKVVSGAFRIPHLAVILAPSLALLLSASIFIAGIGLFLSVLLRNRWGALCLSYVAIFLAMVAPAIAYLSVDNEDAARVAHDPGIYLMYLSPVTAVAEAVQTFDPAPYNKLALGPYLAGYGHGMVWAISSVLYVLLAAVLAALAHRIHARRAAGERVRAAKADKTNAAA is encoded by the coding sequence ATGCCCGCTGGTAAATGGACGTTCGACAATCCCGTCATCGCCAAGGAGCTGCGTGGGCGCATGCGCGGGCCGCGCGCTTACTGGATGCTGTTTGGGTATCTGAGCCTGCTCTCCGTCTCCACGCTGCTTTCGTATTACGCCTGGTGGCGCTCGCACGCCTCAGAGCTCGCCAACGGCGCGATCGCCGGCAGCTTCACGGCGGGACGCGAGTTCTACATGATCCTGTTCGCCGTGCAGGCGTGCTTGGTCGCCCTGATCGCTCCGGCGCTTACCTCGGGGGCGATCTCCATTGAGCGCGAGCAGCGGACGCTGGAGATGCTCCAGTGTACGACGCTCCGCCCGCGCGCGCTGGTTGCCGGGAAGCTCGTCGCTTCCTTGTCCTATGTGATCCTGCTGCTCACTTCGTCGATCCCCCTGATCTCGCTGTGTTTTCTGCTCGGCGGCGTCTCTCCCGAGGAGGTCGGCGCGGCGTACTTGATGCTGATCTGCGACGCCTTCTTCTTTGGCTCCGTCGCGCTCTGCTGGTCGGTTTACGCGGCGAACACCGTTACGTCCGTGATCCTGTCGTATCTGACGCTCGTGGTTTATTTTTGCGTGACGCTGCCGCTGGGACTGGCCGGGCTCTTTGGCGGCTTCGGCATGGGGCGGATCTCCCTGGTGGCGCTGAACCCGGTCGGCGCGATGGCCGCGACGAGTTCCGAGTCCTGGTACGGAGCGCATGCGCCTGCGTGGGGGCTGGCCGTGCTGGTCAATGGGGGATTGGCGCTGCTTGCCTGCCGTCTGGGCGTGCATCGCTTGGAGGATGAAGCGATCCGGCGCACGTTCCGTCTGCGCTGTTATCTGTTCGCCGTGATCATGGGATTGATCGTGGTCGTGGACGGCGGAAATCTCGGAGTGTTGACGGGGGGCGCTGGCGCTGACCGAATGGCCGTTTTGGGAGCGGTTGGGCTGGGAGCGCTGCTGCTCTTCCTCCCGCCGCTGGTCACCGGAGAAGCGCGAGACCTCGATCCGCCTTATGGAGCGCAGGGATGGCGCTGGCTGACGTTCGACGTGCGGGACGTATTCCGGACCGCTTCGCTGCGCGCGGTCTTCCCAACGGCTGTGGTGACGACCCTGGCGGCGTCGGCGGCCTCCGCAATCGCCTGGATGGCCTGGAGGAAAGTCGTGTCGGGCGCATTCCGCATTCCGCATTTGGCCGTGATCCTTGCCCCGTCGCTCGCGCTTCTGCTCTCGGCAAGTATCTTTATCGCGGGAATCGGCCTGTTTCTGTCCGTGCTGCTCCGAAACCGCTGGGGCGCATTATGCCTGTCCTATGTGGCGATCTTTCTGGCGATGGTCGCGCCGGCGATCGCCTATCTGAGCGTCGATAATGAAGACGCCGCCCGAGTCGCTCATGACCCCGGGATTTACCTGATGTACCTCTCTCCGGTCACCGCCGTCGCCGAAGCTGTTCAAACGTTCGATCCCGCTCCCTACAACAAACTGGCGCTCGGTCCGTATTTGGCCGGCTATGGACACGGCATGGTCTGGGCGATCAGCTCGGTCCTCTACGTGCTCTTGGCCGCGGTCCTGGCCGCGCTCGCGCACCGGATCCACGCCCGCCGCGCCGCCGGCGAACGCGTCCGCGCCGCGAAAGCCGACAAAACAAACGCCGCCGCGTAA
- the ubiE gene encoding bifunctional demethylmenaquinone methyltransferase/2-methoxy-6-polyprenyl-1,4-benzoquinol methylase UbiE gives MSGATSQKLSHVPVLDQPVTPAEKARYVRSMFDDIAHRYDLLNTVLSAGIHHSWRTFATRCAALQPGDQVLDLCTGTGDWTVLLRRAVGPRGQVIGLDFSLPMLQSGIRKFKQARAQFAQGDAVRLPLASGVFDAVTVAFGIRNVAEIDRAFVEIARVLKPGGRVVCLEFATPHPGLFQQFYSLHSRYVMPRLGGALSGRPDAYTYLPESVIRFKTREELAQIMRDAGLNPVRYVDLTFGLVCVHVGHKPDAA, from the coding sequence ATGTCCGGCGCCACTTCTCAAAAACTGTCTCATGTCCCTGTTTTGGACCAGCCCGTCACCCCGGCGGAGAAGGCGCGATACGTGCGCTCGATGTTCGACGACATCGCGCACCGATACGATCTTCTGAACACCGTTCTGTCCGCTGGAATTCACCATTCGTGGCGCACCTTCGCCACACGCTGCGCCGCTCTTCAGCCTGGCGATCAGGTGCTGGATCTTTGTACGGGAACCGGTGATTGGACCGTCCTGCTGCGCCGCGCCGTCGGCCCGCGCGGCCAGGTCATCGGTCTCGACTTCTCCCTTCCCATGCTGCAAAGCGGAATTCGCAAGTTCAAGCAGGCGCGGGCGCAGTTCGCGCAGGGCGACGCCGTGCGTCTGCCGCTGGCGTCCGGCGTGTTCGACGCCGTGACCGTCGCGTTTGGAATCCGTAATGTGGCCGAGATCGATCGGGCGTTCGTGGAGATCGCGCGAGTCCTGAAGCCGGGCGGCCGGGTGGTTTGTTTGGAGTTCGCGACGCCGCATCCCGGATTGTTTCAACAGTTCTACTCCCTGCACTCGCGTTATGTGATGCCCCGCCTGGGCGGAGCCCTCAGCGGTCGTCCTGACGCTTATACATACTTACCTGAATCGGTCATCCGTTTCAAAACTCGCGAAGAATTGGCGCAGATCATGCGCGACGCGGGTTTGAACCCCGTCCGATATGTCGATTTGACCTTTGGTCTGGTCTGCGTCCACGTCGGACACAAGCCGGACGCCGCGTGA
- a CDS encoding polyprenyl synthetase family protein, with protein sequence MSAPATSPPSMAEDPLGQKPASETGFLDPILSDLSAVETLLNEEIRSDVRAAYAISGHTLSAGGKRLRPALLVLSARAAQCAYPARTITASASAAELIHMASLIHDDVVDNATERRGRPTANAAYGNQISVLVGDYLLAKSIYLAAREGNIDVIRVFSNVTIGLSEGEVLQITAKGDVDTTEETYRKIIEKKTAGFIAGCCEIGGMLAEAPPESIAALASYGMNCGLAFQVADDLLDYVGDPKVTGKALDGDLREGKMTLPLILAVRDASEAEREQLMQTLQTPEDLSDADIARVHQAIENCDGYRRTMEAAQAYAQSAKDALSVLPASLYRDSLAALADYAVTRQR encoded by the coding sequence ATGAGCGCACCCGCAACCAGCCCGCCTTCCATGGCGGAAGATCCTCTGGGCCAGAAGCCCGCCAGCGAGACGGGATTTTTGGATCCGATCCTGAGCGATCTGTCGGCGGTCGAGACCCTGCTCAATGAAGAGATCCGGTCCGACGTCCGCGCCGCCTACGCCATTTCCGGCCACACGCTATCCGCCGGCGGCAAGCGCCTGCGTCCCGCGCTGCTCGTGCTCTCGGCGCGCGCCGCGCAGTGCGCCTATCCCGCCCGCACCATCACCGCCTCCGCTTCCGCCGCAGAACTGATCCATATGGCGTCGCTGATCCATGACGACGTGGTGGACAACGCGACTGAGCGGCGTGGGCGTCCGACGGCGAACGCCGCCTATGGCAACCAGATCAGCGTTCTGGTCGGCGATTATCTCCTGGCGAAGAGCATTTACCTTGCGGCGCGCGAGGGCAACATCGACGTCATCCGTGTCTTCAGCAACGTCACCATCGGCCTGAGCGAAGGCGAAGTGCTTCAGATCACGGCCAAGGGCGATGTCGATACGACGGAAGAGACCTACCGCAAGATCATCGAGAAGAAGACCGCCGGGTTTATCGCCGGCTGCTGCGAGATCGGCGGCATGCTCGCCGAGGCGCCGCCGGAATCGATCGCCGCGCTGGCGTCCTACGGCATGAACTGCGGCCTCGCCTTCCAAGTCGCCGACGATCTGCTGGACTACGTCGGCGACCCCAAAGTGACCGGCAAGGCGCTCGACGGCGACCTGCGCGAAGGCAAGATGACCCTGCCGCTGATTCTCGCCGTGCGCGACGCCAGCGAAGCCGAGCGCGAGCAGCTCATGCAGACCCTGCAAACTCCCGAAGACCTGTCCGACGCCGATATCGCGCGGGTCCACCAGGCGATCGAAAACTGCGACGGCTACCGGCGCACCATGGAAGCGGCGCAAGCCTACGCTCAGAGCGCGAAAGACGCTCTGTCGGTTCTGCCCGCCTCCCTGTACCGCGACTCCCTGGCCGCCCTCGCCGACTACGCCGTGACGCGGCAGCGCTAG
- a CDS encoding LysM peptidoglycan-binding domain-containing protein: MGALRIDVCENAASDELVESVSAPRLVLTSFEELPPEVKKTSPVKNNARVRRERRRRRDGYWLSAVMICLTMAAGGGVWSTLAHMQAAHPEETITVTVKPGDTLWKYAKRFGSSDRYILDQVDDLARANSLSSRAALIPGQHLKIAVTNPVELAKLETSRELKLAHR; this comes from the coding sequence ATGGGTGCTTTGAGAATTGATGTGTGTGAGAATGCGGCGTCAGACGAGCTCGTGGAGAGCGTTTCCGCTCCGCGTCTGGTGCTGACCAGCTTTGAAGAACTGCCGCCCGAAGTCAAGAAGACTTCGCCGGTGAAAAATAACGCGCGTGTTCGCCGCGAGCGCCGCCGCCGGCGCGACGGCTACTGGCTTTCGGCTGTAATGATCTGCCTGACCATGGCCGCCGGAGGCGGCGTCTGGAGCACGCTGGCGCATATGCAGGCGGCGCATCCCGAGGAGACAATTACCGTTACGGTCAAGCCGGGCGATACGCTCTGGAAGTACGCCAAACGCTTCGGATCCTCGGATCGCTACATTCTGGACCAGGTCGACGATCTGGCGCGCGCGAACTCACTGTCGAGCCGCGCGGCGCTGATCCCGGGACAGCATTTGAAGATCGCGGTCACCAATCCCGTCGAGCTCGCGAAGCTGGAGACGAGCCGCGAACTAAAGCTCGCTCATCGGTAA
- the hslV gene encoding ATP-dependent protease subunit HslV, giving the protein MKMHATTIVGVKRNGKVAIAGDGQVTLDKTVMKNTAKKIRRLYNGKILTGFAGSAADAQALADRFEAILEGVNGNLRRAVIDFAKEWRSDRVLRRFEALMIVADPEYLLVISGDGNVLETDDGIAAIGSGGPYAQAAAKALLENTDLSAREIAEKALRVASEICIYTNGNISVDEL; this is encoded by the coding sequence GTGAAGATGCACGCCACCACGATCGTGGGCGTGAAACGGAACGGCAAGGTCGCCATCGCGGGCGACGGCCAGGTGACTTTGGACAAGACGGTGATGAAAAACACCGCCAAAAAGATACGCCGATTGTACAATGGAAAGATCCTGACCGGCTTCGCCGGCAGCGCCGCCGACGCCCAGGCGCTCGCGGACCGCTTCGAGGCGATCCTGGAGGGGGTCAACGGCAATCTGCGCCGCGCCGTGATCGACTTCGCCAAGGAATGGCGCTCGGACCGGGTGCTGCGCCGGTTTGAGGCGCTGATGATCGTCGCCGACCCCGAGTACCTCCTCGTGATCTCCGGCGACGGCAATGTCCTGGAGACCGACGACGGCATCGCGGCCATCGGCAGCGGCGGACCGTACGCCCAGGCCGCCGCCAAGGCGCTGCTGGAGAACACGGATCTGTCGGCGCGCGAGATCGCCGAAAAGGCCCTGCGCGTCGCCTCCGAGATCTGCATCTATACGAATGGGAATATCTCCGTCGATGAGCTTTAA
- a CDS encoding Gfo/Idh/MocA family protein, whose translation MPQKTLNVGLIGYKFMGKAHSNAYRQVGRFFDELEVKPVLKAICGRDEAGVQRAAGLMGWEGYETDWRKLIARDDIDIIDIAVPGNLHAEIAIAAAKAGKTILCEKPLGNTAAEAKAMYDAVREAGVKHAIYFNYRKMPAITLAKQLIDEGAIGKIYHWRATYLQDWIVDPNFPLVWRLRKDLAGSGVNGDLNAHLVDTARWLVGEIDEVSSVMETFVKQRPELAATDDRMGGVASDVMGEVTVEDASLFLARFASGAVGTFEASRFALGRKNYNQFEINGSKGSVQFNMERPNELNIYTEDTHAGTFGYRTVSVTSGQDPYSGHYWPTAHNIGYEHTFINFLFDVFTALGKDEMPSPNFYDGYVNNVILETVEKAAETKKWENVPSV comes from the coding sequence ATGCCGCAAAAGACATTGAATGTGGGATTGATCGGTTACAAGTTCATGGGCAAGGCCCACTCGAACGCTTACCGACAAGTCGGTCGGTTCTTCGACGAACTCGAAGTCAAACCCGTCCTGAAGGCCATTTGCGGCCGCGATGAGGCCGGCGTCCAGCGCGCCGCCGGTCTCATGGGCTGGGAAGGCTATGAGACGGATTGGCGCAAGCTCATCGCGCGCGACGATATCGATATCATCGATATCGCCGTGCCGGGGAATCTGCACGCCGAGATCGCCATCGCCGCCGCCAAGGCCGGCAAGACGATCCTGTGCGAAAAGCCGCTCGGCAACACCGCCGCCGAAGCCAAGGCGATGTACGACGCCGTCCGCGAGGCCGGCGTCAAGCACGCCATCTATTTTAATTATCGCAAGATGCCCGCGATCACGCTGGCGAAGCAGCTCATCGACGAAGGCGCGATCGGCAAGATCTACCACTGGCGCGCGACGTATCTGCAAGACTGGATCGTCGATCCCAACTTCCCCCTCGTCTGGCGCCTGCGCAAAGACCTGGCGGGCAGCGGCGTCAACGGCGATCTAAACGCGCACCTCGTGGACACTGCCCGCTGGCTGGTCGGCGAGATCGATGAAGTTTCGTCGGTAATGGAAACTTTTGTCAAACAGCGTCCCGAACTCGCCGCGACCGACGACCGCATGGGCGGCGTCGCCTCCGACGTCATGGGCGAAGTGACTGTGGAAGACGCCTCTCTGTTCTTAGCTCGCTTCGCGAGTGGCGCCGTCGGCACATTCGAAGCCTCCCGGTTCGCGCTGGGCCGCAAGAACTACAACCAGTTCGAGATCAACGGCAGCAAGGGCAGCGTCCAGTTCAACATGGAGCGCCCCAACGAGCTGAATATCTATACCGAAGACACCCACGCCGGCACCTTCGGCTACCGAACCGTCAGCGTCACCAGCGGCCAGGACCCCTACAGCGGCCACTACTGGCCCACCGCCCACAACATCGGCTACGAGCATACCTTCATTAACTTCTTGTTTGATGTTTTCACAGCCCTCGGAAAAGACGAGATGCCCTCGCCGAACTTCTACGACGGCTACGTGAACAACGTGATTCTGGAAACGGTGGAGAAGGCGGCGGAGACGAAGAAGTGGGAAAACGTTCCCAGCGTTTAA
- a CDS encoding 30S ribosomal protein S21, giving the protein MGSYVVVSNYENLDRALIDLRKRVRNEYGRPWYKRRYGFYEKPSELKRKRKKMGRRRGGSSCFFHPGSLKLHIEQKEIFARTGPTTSVQK; this is encoded by the coding sequence ATGGGATCTTATGTCGTTGTCAGCAATTACGAGAATTTAGATCGAGCCCTGATCGATTTACGAAAACGAGTGCGGAATGAGTATGGACGCCCCTGGTACAAACGGCGTTATGGTTTTTACGAAAAACCGAGCGAGCTGAAACGCAAGCGCAAGAAAATGGGCAGGAGACGCGGCGGCTCCTCTTGCTTCTTTCATCCGGGCTCCCTAAAGCTTCATATCGAGCAAAAAGAGATCTTTGCCCGAACCGGACCGACGACGTCGGTGCAGAAGTAG
- the lexA gene encoding transcriptional repressor LexA gives MTTLTEKQQDILAVIRQQIEIRGHAPTVREIGALVNLSSSCTVKKHLDNLELKGYIRRDRYKRGIELMDEGTPMQLGRAICVPLLGKVAGGVPMLAEQSETPEMLPLPLSLLPRGSESGRDLFALEVTGRSMVGAGIDNGDIVIARKQTTARDGEIVVALIGDDATVKTFYGEKGGVRLQPQNPDFEPIISQDVSILGRVLLAIKKF, from the coding sequence ATGACTACTTTAACCGAAAAACAGCAAGACATACTCGCTGTCATTCGACAGCAGATAGAAATCCGGGGTCACGCCCCCACGGTCCGCGAAATCGGCGCGCTCGTCAATCTGAGCTCCAGCTGCACGGTCAAAAAACATTTAGATAATCTCGAACTCAAAGGTTATATTCGGCGAGATCGCTACAAACGTGGAATCGAATTGATGGACGAGGGGACTCCCATGCAGCTCGGCCGCGCCATTTGCGTGCCGCTGCTGGGAAAAGTGGCCGGCGGCGTCCCCATGCTCGCCGAACAGTCCGAGACGCCCGAGATGCTTCCCCTGCCCCTCTCCCTGCTGCCGCGCGGGTCCGAGAGCGGACGCGATCTATTCGCCCTGGAAGTCACGGGGCGCTCCATGGTCGGCGCGGGGATCGATAACGGCGACATCGTCATCGCCCGCAAACAAACCACGGCGCGCGACGGCGAAATCGTCGTCGCCCTGATCGGCGACGACGCAACCGTCAAAACATTTTACGGAGAAAAAGGCGGCGTGCGCTTACAGCCGCAGAACCCGGACTTCGAGCCCATCATCAGCCAGGATGTATCCATCCTCGGCCGCGTGCTGCTGGCGATCAAGAAGTTTTAG
- a CDS encoding peptidylprolyl isomerase, protein MKRRFSPWPAAVAMMLGAAGTGFAQNNNPTPPAPPANAAPVAPAVNAAPAPAANPAPPAPPATDPGPPPPPPSRPFTPPPPMAPAPKPKPLIGPPGVAATVNGEKITTAQVSALALKVAGPSLVDQFINNMLLDQEAKKKNVTATPADIASRIAEARQQIAQQFPGRSLEDLLAQNHRSLAEFKDNIRYRVLAEKLAGGTVQTIPSLHVRHILILTQNPTGAPDAKPHTEAEAQTIIAKIQDALKAGQKFEDLAKQYSEDPSNKEKGGDLGIINAQTQFDPTFLAAALKLKKGEVTPTPVKSMYGLHLIKADSTSADPTPADKPLYDAAAKQAQQQQLAQQVPAYLQTLRAKAKIVNYLAQ, encoded by the coding sequence TTGAAACGCCGATTTTCCCCCTGGCCCGCCGCCGTCGCCATGATGCTCGGCGCCGCCGGCACAGGCTTCGCCCAGAACAATAATCCCACGCCTCCGGCGCCGCCGGCGAACGCCGCTCCGGTGGCTCCCGCGGTCAATGCGGCTCCCGCCCCGGCCGCCAACCCGGCGCCGCCCGCGCCCCCGGCCACCGATCCCGGACCGCCCCCGCCTCCGCCGTCGCGGCCGTTCACCCCGCCGCCGCCCATGGCGCCGGCCCCCAAGCCTAAGCCGCTCATTGGACCTCCCGGCGTCGCCGCGACCGTCAATGGCGAGAAGATCACCACGGCGCAGGTCTCCGCGCTGGCGCTGAAAGTCGCCGGCCCCAGCCTCGTCGATCAGTTCATCAACAACATGCTCCTGGACCAGGAAGCGAAGAAGAAGAACGTCACCGCGACTCCCGCCGATATCGCGTCGCGCATCGCCGAAGCGCGCCAGCAGATCGCCCAGCAGTTCCCCGGACGCTCGCTGGAGGACCTGCTCGCGCAGAACCACCGCAGCCTCGCGGAGTTCAAGGATAACATTCGTTACCGCGTGCTGGCGGAAAAACTGGCCGGCGGCACTGTCCAGACGATCCCGTCGCTGCACGTGCGCCACATCCTGATCCTGACCCAGAATCCGACGGGCGCTCCCGACGCCAAGCCGCACACCGAGGCGGAAGCGCAGACGATCATCGCGAAGATCCAGGACGCGCTGAAGGCCGGTCAGAAGTTCGAAGACCTCGCCAAGCAGTACTCCGAGGACCCGAGCAACAAGGAAAAGGGCGGCGACCTGGGAATCATCAACGCCCAGACGCAGTTTGATCCGACCTTCCTCGCGGCCGCGCTCAAGCTGAAGAAGGGTGAAGTCACCCCGACGCCCGTCAAGTCGATGTACGGCCTCCACTTGATCAAGGCGGACAGCACCAGCGCCGACCCGACGCCGGCGGACAAGCCGCTCTACGACGCGGCGGCCAAGCAGGCTCAGCAGCAGCAGCTCGCACAGCAGGTTCCGGCCTACTTGCAGACCCTGCGCGCCAAGGCGAAGATCGTCAACTACCTCGCGCAATAA
- the rsmA gene encoding 16S rRNA (adenine(1518)-N(6)/adenine(1519)-N(6))-dimethyltransferase RsmA, producing the protein MNLSSPAVVSAILKRHDLRPRRRFGQNFLIDANMLGKIVTAGGVGPGDQVLEIGAGLGVLTHALGETVTPEGRVVTVEIDRDLLPVLEETIGSLAQVNVVSADALSLDWPVFLREQFSEDKPVHTIANIPYNITTPLLTTMVENKDRICVIVLLVQKEVAQRLAAAPATSDYGSLSVYAQYHAKVEIIATVSRRVFLPAPDVDSAIVRLTPYTEPPIRAQDEPTFFAVVRAAFGQRRKALPNALTGDPALGWDRDKAAKALSAAGIDPQRRGETLSVAEFVKLADSGL; encoded by the coding sequence ATGAACTTATCCAGCCCCGCCGTCGTTTCCGCGATCCTCAAGCGCCACGACCTGCGCCCACGCCGTCGTTTCGGCCAGAACTTCCTGATTGACGCCAATATGCTCGGCAAGATCGTGACCGCCGGCGGGGTCGGCCCGGGCGATCAAGTTCTGGAGATCGGCGCCGGCCTCGGCGTGCTGACCCATGCTCTTGGGGAAACGGTGACGCCCGAGGGACGCGTGGTGACGGTGGAGATCGACCGGGACTTGCTGCCGGTGCTGGAGGAGACCATCGGCTCGCTGGCTCAGGTGAATGTCGTCTCCGCCGACGCCCTTTCGCTCGACTGGCCCGTCTTCCTGCGCGAGCAGTTCTCCGAAGACAAACCCGTCCACACCATCGCCAACATTCCCTATAACATCACGACGCCTTTGCTGACGACGATGGTTGAGAACAAAGACCGCATTTGCGTGATCGTCCTCCTCGTCCAAAAAGAAGTCGCCCAGCGCCTCGCCGCCGCGCCCGCGACCTCCGACTATGGCTCTCTCAGCGTCTACGCCCAGTACCACGCCAAAGTCGAGATCATCGCGACCGTGTCCCGCCGCGTCTTCCTGCCCGCCCCCGACGTCGACAGCGCCATCGTCCGCCTCACCCCGTACACCGAGCCGCCGATCCGCGCCCAGGACGAACCCACCTTCTTCGCCGTCGTCCGCGCCGCCTTCGGCCAGCGCCGCAAAGCCCTCCCCAACGCCCTCACCGGCGACCCCGCCCTCGGCTGGGACCGCGACAAGGCGGCGAAGGCGCTCAGCGCGGCGGGGATCGATCCGCAGAGGCGAGGGGAGACATTGTCGGTAGCGGAGTTTGTGAAATTGGCCGATTCTGGTCTCTAA